One region of Apus apus isolate bApuApu2 chromosome 6, bApuApu2.pri.cur, whole genome shotgun sequence genomic DNA includes:
- the NXPH2 gene encoding neurexophilin-2, whose product MVHLQPLPLVVVQGVLQLVFCDANQVVQATDVLDWEDKDAAETLVDNVVHSRIINPLRLFVKPSPVLKHGQVSYADSIENFWDWLSNITEVQESLARTKRRPIVKTGKFKKMFGWGDFHSNIKTVKLNLLITGKIVDHGNGTFSVYFRHNSTGLGNVSVSLVPPSKVVEFESSPQSTLETKESKSFNCRIEYEKTDRAKKTALCNFDPSKICYQEQTQSHVSWLCSKPFKVICIYIAFYSVDYKLVQKVCPDYNYHSETPYLSSG is encoded by the coding sequence GTATTTTGTGATGCTAATCAAGTTGTACAAGCCACAGACGTGCTGGACTGGGAAGACAAGGATGCTGCAGAGACATTGGTTGACAACGTGGTCCACTCCAGGATCATCAACCCTTTGCGCCTGTTTGTTAAGCCATCTCCAGTACTGAAACACGGCCAGGTGTCCTATGCAGACAGCATAGAAAACTTTTGGGATTGGTTGTCCAACATCACAGAGGTTCAGGAATCTCTTGCACGAACTAAACGCAGACCTATTGTGAAAACTGGGAAATTCAAGAAGATGTTTGGATGGGGCGACTTCCACTCGAACATCAAAACTGTTAAGCTGAACCTCCTGATCACAGGGAAAATCGTGGATCACGGCAATGGGACCTTCAGTGTTTATTTCCGACATAATTCCACAGGCTTGGGAAACGTTTCTGTAAGCCTGGTGCCACCTTCCAAAGTGGTCGAGTTCGAATCATCTCCACAGTCAACCCTGGAGACCAAGGAATCCAAGTCCTTCAACTGCCGAATCGAGTACGAAAAAACAGACCGCGCTAAAAAAACTGCCTTGTGCAATTTCGACCCTTCAAAGATCTGCTATCAAGAGCAGACCCAAAGCCATGTCTCCTGGTTGTGTTCCAAACCATTTAAAGTTATCTGCATTTACATTGCTTTCTACAGCGTAGATTACAAACTGGTGCAAAAGGTCTGTCCTGATTATAATTACCATAGTGAGACTCCGTACTTGTCCTCTGGCTGA